A single region of the Thermococcus paralvinellae genome encodes:
- a CDS encoding integrase has product MPRPGFEPGARARKRFLENLESLSSAIELIDPAEGLFPSTNPLSSQGWVRNSKKFQRYLRSKVTEETVQQYMSGLTRFFAKYKKIEGSLDLKEKISDATKPTQLAMRNYIHFLYYDKQITRLERDELLEVIKIKKTGIRTIFISDDDIIEAFKVITTRRAEKYRPIFLLTLYSGARLRTIIRAVNNFDVTKIVKIDNELGRYEINNINSNKKEFYIYAPIELFLEASKYQYDYKLARKRITYGNVSANTLRKYFYTKATELGIPEGVIDFIQSRSTKSVGVLHYLDKVKLADKYYPKIFNAIREVLREAKK; this is encoded by the coding sequence GTGCCCCGGCCGGGATTTGAACCCGGGGCGCGGGCTCGAAAGCGGTTTTTGGAGAATTTAGAGAGTTTGTCATCGGCTATTGAGCTAATAGACCCAGCAGAAGGCTTGTTCCCCTCTACAAACCCTCTATCATCTCAGGGATGGGTGAGAAACTCAAAGAAATTCCAGCGATACTTGAGGTCGAAAGTCACTGAAGAGACAGTGCAGCAATATATGAGTGGGCTCACAAGATTTTTTGCCAAATACAAAAAGATTGAAGGATCTCTTGATCTAAAAGAGAAAATTAGCGATGCTACAAAACCAACCCAATTAGCAATGCGTAACTACATTCACTTTTTGTATTATGACAAACAGATAACAAGACTAGAGAGAGATGAACTACTTGAAGTCATTAAAATTAAAAAGACAGGAATTAGGACAATATTCATTTCAGATGATGACATTATCGAAGCATTTAAAGTTATTACAACTCGTCGGGCAGAGAAATACAGACCAATATTTTTGCTAACACTATATAGTGGTGCTAGACTACGTACGATCATTAGGGCAGTAAACAATTTTGACGTCACAAAAATAGTGAAAATAGACAATGAACTGGGGAGATACGAAATAAATAACATTAACTCTAACAAAAAAGAATTCTACATTTATGCACCAATTGAATTGTTTTTAGAAGCATCAAAATATCAATATGATTACAAACTCGCAAGAAAGAGGATAACGTATGGAAATGTTTCCGCAAATACCTTGAGAAAATACTTCTATACAAAAGCAACAGAGTTAGGGATTCCTGAGGGAGTAATAGACTTCATACAATCACGATCCACAAAATCAGTAGGGGTACTGCATTATCTCGACAAAGTAAAACTCGCGGACAAATATTACCCAAAAATTTTTAATGCAATCAGAGAAGTGCTTCGCGAAGCAAAAAAGTAG